CGCTGGCGATGTGACGACCATCACGCTAGGCTTGGCCTCGATGTTGACCATGAAAGCGCGTGTGCGAAACGGACGCTTGCGGCTGGACGAGCCGTATGAGGCGCCGGATGGCACTGAGGTCGACGTGGCGATCATCGACGACGGAGACGAGCTCGACGACGAGTCACGCGCCCGCCTCCACGCGGCACTCTCGCGCGGGCACGAGCAGATGGTGCGCCGCGAGGTTGTACCTGCGGATGAAGTGCTGTCGAAGCTCGGCACGCGCGGATGAGCCGGTACCGGGTCGAGTTCGCACTGGTTGCCGAGGAGCAGGTCGAGGCGATCCAGCAGTGGTGGGTGGAGCACCGACCGGCCGCGCCACGCCTCTTCAAGGAGGAGCTGCACGCCGCCGTGCGTTTGCTGGAGGATTGGCCTGAGCTAGGAACCGAGTACACCGCTGCGCCAGTACCCGGCGTGCGGCGCGTCGTGATCGGCGCGTCCCGGTATCACGTGTACTGGGAGGTTGATTCGGCCTCCAAGACGGTGACCATCACCGCGGTGTGGTACGGCGGTCGGGGCGCCGGGCCTCCGCTGTAGCGTGGCCCCAGCTGCATAACGAGACACACGTTCACCCGCGAATGCCGAGCGTCAAGTCGTGGGTTCGCGAGGCGCTTCACACGCGGGCGCGTGCGGTATCAGAATGTTCGCCCGCGGGCGCGGGACGGACGGTGAAGTCGGCAGGGCCGGCGGTCGACGGGTGCAACGTGAGTTAGGCGGCGTGAACCTTCCATGGTAGTTTTCGGCTACATGCGAGCCTTTACCGCAGTCGTCGAGCGCGATGCCGACACGGGTCTGTACGTCGGGTACGTGCCAGGGTGGCCGGGGGCGCATTCGCAAGGCGCAACGGTGGATGAGCTCCAGGAGAACTTGCAAGAGGTCATCGCGATGCTGCTGGAGGATGGGGAGCCCAGCCTGGAATCCGAGTTCGTGGGGACGCACACTGTTCGGGTCGCATAGGTGGGAGACATCCCTGTTCTCAAACCGCGCGAGGTCGTGGCCATTCTCGAACGGCTTGGCTTCGCCGAAGTTCGCCAGCGCGGGTCGCACAAGCAGTTTCGTCACCCGGATGGGCGCGTCACGACGGTCCCGTTCCACGCCTCACGGGACATCTCGCCAAGTCTCCTCCGGAAGATCGCTCACGACATCGGAATGGACGTTCGTGACTTTGTCGCCCGGCGGTAGCTCGACCGCCTAGTCAGAATGGAACGACTGGCTCGAGTTCACGAAGTCGTAGGTTACGCGCTGGATAGCGCGCAGAGCTACACGTGAAAGGAGCCGGTCATGGGCAAGGTTACACGATACGTCGGCATGGACGTCCACGCGGAAACGATTTCAGTAGCGATCGTCGAGGGTCGCGGTGTCGCGAGGTCTTTGGGGACCATCGCGAATCGGCCTGAGGCCATCCGCCGCCTCATCGGCAAGCTCGGCGACGCGAGCAGTCTCCGCGTTTGCTACGAGGCGGGCCCGACCGGGTACGTCTTGTACTGGCAGCTCACGAAGTTGGGCGTGGCATGCGAGGTGGTGGCGCCATCGTTGATCCCGACCAAGCCGGGCGATCGAGTCAAGACGGATCGACGCGACGCGGAGAAGCTCGCGCGTTCGTACCGCAGCGGAGA
This sequence is a window from Myxococcales bacterium. Protein-coding genes within it:
- a CDS encoding type II toxin-antitoxin system RelE/ParE family toxin, which translates into the protein MSRYRVEFALVAEEQVEAIQQWWVEHRPAAPRLFKEELHAAVRLLEDWPELGTEYTAAPVPGVRRVVIGASRYHVYWEVDSASKTVTITAVWYGGRGAGPPL
- a CDS encoding type II toxin-antitoxin system HicB family antitoxin yields the protein MRAFTAVVERDADTGLYVGYVPGWPGAHSQGATVDELQENLQEVIAMLLEDGEPSLESEFVGTHTVRVA
- a CDS encoding type II toxin-antitoxin system HicA family toxin, which encodes MGDIPVLKPREVVAILERLGFAEVRQRGSHKQFRHPDGRVTTVPFHASRDISPSLLRKIAHDIGMDVRDFVARR